In a genomic window of Occallatibacter riparius:
- a CDS encoding VWA domain-containing protein — protein sequence MDMLNFLPAAPRRRVPNFVGLVFAAAFSAALVNAQQPAAPPAPNPAPASQPAAPAQTPAPSAQQPANTQQPATGQQPANPSDQDQYTIRTQVNEVIQIFTVTDKHGHFIPNLTQSDFALLDDGRAPERVTSFRQQINLPLRVGLVIDASTSIRTRFQFEQQSAIEFLLQMVKPAHDRAFVMDFAEVPHISQDWTNNLDALETGINRLKPAGGTALFDSVYVACRDKLLDTARGQEPVRKAMILISDGDDDQSRVHEDEAIKMCQRADTIIYTISTNWTPSRSRGDDVLKRMADATGGQAFWPPSAEDMANSFHEISQSLRSQYALTYVPADFKANGAFRPIYLYCNDRRYNVLARKGYFAPKP from the coding sequence ATGGACATGCTGAACTTCCTGCCGGCGGCCCCGCGTCGCCGCGTGCCTAATTTTGTGGGCCTTGTGTTTGCTGCCGCATTTTCGGCAGCCCTCGTCAACGCTCAGCAGCCTGCCGCTCCACCCGCGCCAAATCCGGCGCCTGCATCACAGCCTGCCGCACCTGCCCAGACACCCGCGCCCAGCGCGCAGCAGCCTGCGAATACGCAGCAGCCCGCAACCGGGCAGCAGCCGGCTAATCCCAGCGACCAGGACCAGTACACCATCCGTACGCAGGTCAACGAAGTCATCCAGATCTTCACGGTGACGGACAAGCACGGCCACTTCATCCCCAACCTGACTCAAAGCGACTTCGCGCTCCTCGATGACGGCCGCGCTCCGGAACGCGTCACCTCCTTCCGCCAGCAGATCAATCTCCCGCTCCGCGTCGGCCTCGTGATTGACGCCAGCACATCCATCCGTACCCGCTTCCAGTTCGAGCAGCAGTCCGCCATCGAGTTCCTGCTGCAGATGGTCAAGCCCGCCCACGACCGTGCCTTCGTGATGGACTTCGCCGAAGTACCCCACATCAGCCAGGACTGGACCAACAATCTCGACGCCCTCGAGACCGGCATCAACAGGCTCAAGCCCGCCGGCGGCACCGCCCTCTTCGACTCCGTCTACGTCGCCTGCCGCGACAAGCTGCTCGACACCGCGCGCGGCCAGGAGCCAGTGCGCAAGGCCATGATCCTCATCTCCGACGGCGACGATGACCAGAGCCGCGTCCATGAAGACGAAGCCATCAAGATGTGCCAGCGCGCCGACACCATCATCTACACCATCAGCACCAACTGGACACCCAGCCGCAGCAGAGGCGACGACGTGCTGAAGCGCATGGCCGACGCCACTGGCGGCCAGGCCTTCTGGCCCCCTTCGGCGGAAGACATGGCCAACAGCTTCCACGAAATTTCGCAGAGCCTGCGCAGCCAGTACGCCCTCACCTACGTTCCCGCCGACTTCAAAGCCAACGGCGCGTTCCGGCCCATCTATCTCTACTGCAACGACCGCCGCTACAACGTGCTCGCCCGCAAGGGATACTTCGCCCCCAAGCCGTAA
- a CDS encoding prolipoprotein diacylglyceryl transferase: MHPVLFHIGALLIPSYGALAALGVLLALMLAQRTARTAGVPPAQLWNLCIAALLTSLIGSRLLLLVINWRDVARHPLWMVGLATIHHPLLVAAGVLLGGLAAIIYARWQHLPLLNTADALAAPIALGIACEQLGALLAGSGYGTDTHVRWAITYTNVLAARWSGAPLGVPVHPVQAYAAIGFLTLSLLLLIVLPARRQSGDVTGVALMGAGVVIFLTEIWRDWEGRGSLLHGALNGPQIAAVLMVIAGAILLRKRAGARILTQDTVEGNHG; the protein is encoded by the coding sequence GTGCATCCCGTCCTCTTCCACATCGGAGCATTGCTGATCCCCAGCTACGGCGCACTCGCCGCGCTCGGCGTCCTTCTCGCGCTCATGCTTGCGCAGCGCACCGCGCGCACGGCCGGCGTGCCACCCGCTCAGCTCTGGAACCTCTGCATCGCTGCGCTCCTCACGTCACTCATCGGTTCGCGTCTTCTCCTGCTCGTCATCAACTGGCGCGACGTCGCGCGGCATCCGCTCTGGATGGTTGGCCTCGCGACCATTCATCATCCCCTGCTTGTTGCCGCCGGAGTTCTCCTCGGCGGATTGGCCGCGATCATCTACGCGCGCTGGCAGCATCTCCCTCTGCTCAACACCGCAGACGCTCTCGCCGCGCCCATCGCGCTCGGTATCGCCTGCGAACAGCTCGGCGCGCTACTCGCGGGCTCAGGCTATGGCACCGACACGCACGTGCGCTGGGCCATCACCTACACCAACGTCCTTGCCGCGCGCTGGAGCGGCGCTCCCCTCGGCGTTCCTGTGCATCCCGTGCAGGCCTACGCGGCCATCGGCTTTCTCACCCTGTCGCTCCTCCTGCTCATTGTTCTGCCCGCACGTCGTCAGAGCGGCGATGTCACCGGAGTCGCTCTCATGGGCGCGGGCGTTGTCATCTTCCTCACCGAAATCTGGCGCGACTGGGAAGGCCGCGGCTCCCTCCTGCATGGCGCGCTCAACGGCCCGCAGATCGCCGCCGTCCTCATGGTCATCGCAGGCGCGATCCTGCTCCGCAAACGCGCCGGCGCTCGCATCCTCACGCAAGATACCGTCGAGGGCAACCATGGCTGA
- a CDS encoding RluA family pseudouridine synthase, which produces MAEIRTIEVPAEAAGQRLDHFLAGQLDTSRSRVQLLVDQGDVVIGSKSPKGSLKLRGGESITITGEPHPAPLKATAEDIPLSIVFEDDNLAVIDKPAGMMVHAGSGQTEDERSRGTLVNALLHHFESLSTTGGELRPGIVHRLDKDTSGLIIVAKNDRTHNELAEMFSGRDIRKTYIALVHGDVARPRGTINAAIARDPLRRTRMTTKPVENARSAVSHYEVLRKISTRFGKFTLVKVRIETGRTHQIRVHMASIGHPVVGDTLYGASSQITDQVVAQAAPSRAARRNAAPERLRLERNFLHSAELEFTHPITRKTMQLQAPLPAELEAFLAHLEGDAALPATSKD; this is translated from the coding sequence ATGGCTGAAATCCGCACCATCGAAGTCCCCGCAGAAGCCGCAGGCCAGCGCCTCGACCACTTCCTCGCCGGGCAGCTCGACACCTCCCGCTCCCGCGTGCAGCTCCTTGTGGATCAAGGTGATGTCGTCATAGGGAGTAAGAGCCCGAAGGGCAGCCTCAAGCTCCGCGGCGGCGAATCCATCACCATCACCGGTGAACCGCATCCCGCCCCGCTCAAGGCTACGGCAGAAGACATCCCCCTCAGCATCGTCTTTGAAGACGACAACCTCGCCGTCATCGACAAGCCCGCCGGCATGATGGTCCACGCAGGGTCCGGCCAGACCGAGGACGAGCGCAGCCGCGGCACCCTCGTCAATGCCCTGCTGCATCACTTCGAGTCGCTCTCGACCACGGGCGGCGAACTGCGCCCCGGCATCGTGCATCGGCTCGACAAAGACACCAGCGGCCTGATCATCGTCGCTAAAAACGACCGCACCCACAACGAACTCGCCGAAATGTTCTCCGGCCGCGACATCCGCAAGACTTACATCGCGCTCGTGCACGGCGACGTCGCCCGTCCCCGCGGCACCATCAACGCCGCCATCGCACGCGACCCGCTGCGCCGCACCCGCATGACCACTAAACCAGTGGAAAATGCGCGCTCTGCCGTCTCCCACTACGAGGTCCTACGCAAAATCAGCACGCGCTTCGGCAAGTTCACCCTCGTCAAGGTCCGCATCGAGACCGGCCGCACCCACCAGATCCGCGTTCACATGGCGTCCATCGGCCATCCCGTCGTCGGTGACACGCTCTACGGCGCCTCCAGCCAGATCACCGACCAGGTCGTCGCCCAGGCCGCCCCGTCCCGCGCCGCCCGCCGTAACGCCGCCCCTGAACGCCTGCGCCTCGAACGCAATTTCCTGCACTCCGCCGAACTCGAGTTCACCCACCCCATCACCCGCAAAACCATGCAGTTGCAGGCTCCCCTCCCCGCCGAACTCGAGGCCTTCCTGGCTCACCTCGAAGGTGACGCCGCCCTACCTGCCACGTCCAAAGACTAG